TTAAATATTTGTATTATTACTTGCTGATTTGTATGAATTGTATTGTGTGATATTAGTTTAGAATGGCACCAAACAAGAAGCAATGCGCGCCTTGAGGAGTCCGAGATATTTAGGACCTCCCAACGTGCTGGAAAGGATTGGAGGACATTACATCTCGAGGAAAAGATTTGCTTTAGGGCGAGAGATTGTAACACCCGGTTATTTATTAAGGTtttaggattttattttatgatgtggAATTTTTTTACCGGGCATTACTCTACAAATGTACGATACATTCCGTAACTACAGGAAAGGGTGTTACAAATTGATTCAaatgtattaataataaataaaggtcCCTGTGAAAATAACACTTAATGCCATGTAATACTTATGTTATGTTGTGAAATGCTTAGATTAGGCTATGCAGAgcttatgttatgttatgtcatatAAAGCTTATGTCAATATGCCTCATTTGATGTCATTTCATGCATGAGTATTACACACCACGAAAGCCATGAAGTCAAAATGAATCATGATAGGATAAGAAAAGATAAGTACGAATTTATGAATGATGAGTTTTAAAATTGGCCTTATGTTAAATGTAGATGTGTAAGTCACGGATTTAAGTGTAGTCCATTGTAAATATGCTATTATGTATTCGGTGACACAGATTAAGCATGCTTCACAATATGCCATGATATGATTTATATGGTGCCACGGACCTAACCGTGGGTCACCATATGAATTATACTATGATTATGCGGTGCCACGGACCTAAGAGTGGATCACGATATGATTTATGTAACTAACAACAACTGGACCAATGCATGTATGTTATGATGGCCACTAAGtaagtgaaagacaagatgGATGAGTTACGCACGAATAATAGGAAATGCACGAAGTCAATCATTCATGCATCCATGTTACTATGTATTGCcataattatgtttgatttcGCTTACATTATTAATAAGATCTATATGctatgtgtatgtatgatgacataagttttcaaaattaagtCTAATGTTAAACTGAAGTTAAGTTTACAGTATGGTGTGCTATTACTTAGTCTTCAACTCAttcatttctctgtttttgtccCGGATGATGATTGCGTGGATTCAAAGTATGAGTGCTAGGAGTAGATTATTCTTCCAGCGACTTTGACCTTGAATAATTGTTCGTATCACATGGGTCTAGTAATGATTAGGCAGTTGAGTAAAGGATTTTGATACATAGAActaatttatgttatttgtaTGTTTTAGCTTTTGTATTATGAAACTCTATTATGATAAGTTAGTTTTATGATtcaataataagatattttttcaTGATCTCGAATCTCTTTACCGGGCTTTATGTTATGAATGTATGTGACATTTCTGATATACAAGAAGGAGTGTTACATGATGTTAATAATGATACTGAACAGAATTGGCAAGAAATgtgcttcttttcatttttacctgaaATATTGAAGACTGCTGGAGTTGCAGAGCTcaaacaagtggtatcagagacTGATGATTTTCAAACCCACACCCCCACAAATCCTAAAAGCCTTGCTCAACCCAGAAACAGGAACACAAATTTGAAGCAGAAttgctgtaaaaaaaatttaaacgaaAAAAATTCCTAAGGAGCTCGCTTCAAACACTGGACTTCACCAAAATTAACAAAGAATTCCACAAATTCAAGCCTTGCTCAAGCATATAGAAAAATGAACAAGCAGCGGAATAAATTAAGAGCCAAATTGAAAGCCACATTCAGCTCAATGTTAATCCACCACTCACAAAATTAATACAGAATCAGAAAAGCAAACAACAGTGAATCTCCCAGATCCAGTTAACAAACGCCCACCTCGGTAACTTCAGAAAAAACGAAAACCCAGAAGTGAATAAAAAAGGTGGTGAACAAAAGGGAGAACCAAAAAAGGTGTAAACGTATAAACCTCCTGACCCTAACCGTAGTCAGTGAAGAAGAAATTACAGGATCCGACCAAAGAGtcagagaggaggagagagggtGAGAGCTGGGCAGAAGAGAAATGGGAATGTTTTTCTGAATCTGAAAGAAATGGGGGATTTTAAGGAAACAAGGAGGAAGGAAACCAGCTTTTGTGCAAAGGAAACCAGCAAAGTGATGCTTCTTTGGGCTGGAAATGACGAGAGagcaaaaggaaaaggaaacgaGGGGGAAACGGAGAGAAGAGACGATGGGAAACAAAGAGAAAGTCCAACACGAGAGCAAGAAAGTGAGGGAAAAAGCAACGAGCAGAAACAGAGGAAAATTCAAGGAAAGAGAGTATTTCTGGACggaagaaaatattaaacaataaaTTTAGTTAAGCTACAGTTACCAATCAAATATGCCCGAAGGCATGGAATTACAATACCTCAAAGTTACTATTATCAGCACTTGCCTAATCCACACTTGCCTAGTCCATTATTAGCCATTTGACTgattttatttgcatttgtcTATTCCAAGTAGAGTGCTCTGCTTGTTCCAGCCCTGCTCTGAGCAGATCTTCATTCATTTTTGTCGTCACAAGAATCTCCAGTGAATTAAGAACCTCCTAACAATCTTGAGGTCCagatgaagaaaacaaaattccCGTAATAACTTACTATTTCTTCAGCCGTTATGTTTTCCCTCATACCATGAAGCATTTAAGTATCCAAtcctttttatttgatttttcatcCTTTTGTGTGAGGCCTCGTGTGGAAAAACCAGAGTGTTTTGGTCCCCCTCCTTCAGCAATAGAGCTTTGGATCTTTGACTCCACATTATCTCCACTTTCTCCAGCCAACCATTTATAATCTCCTCATTTAGTTGTTTACCTAATAATTGTAGTAGTACTTCCTCTTTTTATGAAGTTGTTTCTGTACATTTCCAAAGCTTGCTTTATCCATTGATCCAACTGTTGCTACAAAACTTCAGACATGCACAAAGTGATTCTTTCCACCGACTGGGAGTTCCCGCTCTTCATCAACTTGTACGATGGAGGTTGCCAATGTGGTCTTCTTGATGGAAGTCAAACTGAGTTCTAATCATGCAGAAAGATTGAAATTCAGCTCGGGTTTTCTGATTGTATTCGAGCAGACTGAGGAATGGAGGCATTTCTATGGAATCCATATACTGATTTCAATCAAGAGCTATTCTCATTCTTGATTTCATGTGGACATGATGATTGAGAAAATAGGGACAACAAGAGAGTGGCAATTATCTGGGGATTATGGCCACCAGAAGCTAGAAAAGCAGTGAGCGATTTTGGACCACATATGCTCTCTGAAACAGGAGGTAAATGAAAAGCAACCTGCTAATAATACGGATACTGATTGGACTCCCACTACTAATATAATAAAGAGTTCCTAAGAATAAGCAAACCAGCAACAAGCAAGATAGACACAAATCCTAGTTCAAAGTCCTAAACAAAatctttttctttagtaattctGCATCCACACTGCACGGAGTGCACCTGCTGCATGTAGTCAATGAAAGCATGAGTCACTTACAAGCTAGCACCACTACAGACTTCTTAGCCATGTAACCGTTTCAAACACCTCCTCTTTGATCAATAGAACAACCAACCTCAGTTTCCAGTTTCTAACCAATCATGGTTTCACTTTGCAACCTTCTGTCTTCCAACCTGTGTCCCATATTCACTTATTTAACCAGAAACCAGCTTACATTTCACAAATTCTCCTACCTTATAGTGTATCTTATTTTCGGTTCTTTCCTACAGAATGTAGAATCTTAAGTTACAAAACAAAGTGTCAAGTCAGAGAATCCCAGGCTCAAGCAAACATATCTTGTCAGAATCACTTACCATCAAATTGAAACCaaactaaaaaataatgagCAATCAATTATGGGAAGAAGCAAATTCAAGTTAAAACATAAAAGGATTTCACACACCAAACTTTCCAATGCTATATATTGTGTGACTGAGTAGCAAACTTTTACAATGTGGTTTATATTCAGAACATCAAGAGGTTCAAAGAACATTCCACAACAAAAACTTCAAGTAAAAACCGAGTCAAGACATAGAACAATACACCCAATGCTATTGACACAGGAAGAGCAGGCAAAGCTTTCTGATATAGTGCCAAGAGTGCCAGAGTGATTCCCAGACCGGCTATAATTGCAAGATAACAAGCATACACTGTCATAAAATCATACATGGCTGCCCTACCAACCAATACACTGTAGAAGATGAAGTCACCCAACCCTAGTTTGATTGCACCAGAAGACCCCAACCCAATTCCTTCAAGTTCTGATTGCTGTGGCTGAATGTTCATTCTAGGGTCAATTAATGGTGCAGATAGCTCTGCGTCCCTCTCTGGAACCCAACCTTCTTCAGCTCTAACCAATGTAGCATCGTTGTGCCCACTAACTAAGGTATTAGATTCTGTACTTGAATCTGGAACGACACTGGCATTTGAGGTGGAGTTTGACCCGGAATCCACATTCTCAACAAACACGGAATTGGCATTTGGATTATTGTTTGACCCATGATCTGAATTCTCACCGCTCCTACCTCTCCATACTCTCCTCTGTGCTACTCGACCCACTGCACCTGAGTCGTTATGAGTTACCGGCCGAGCCTCATACACCAATGCTGGGATATCCTCATCCCTTGATATTGCAAGCTCCACCAAGAGCCTTAGGGGCCCAACTGGCAACAGAACTGCAGCAAGATCATACAATGCCATGGCAACCAATAGCAGCCAAGTAGTCCATTCAGGCAATTGAGTAAACCAATAAGCAACCAACATCCCAATAACAACTAAGTAGGCTTGTGTCACAAGAATTGCCATTTTTGACATGAAAACAGCCAAAACACCCACAACGGCAAAATTAAACAAAGCCACCACAAACGTAATACAGTCAACAGGAATACTAAAATCTTCAATCAGGAACAATGCAATTTCACCACCCATGaatcccaaaacaacaaaagcaGAAAAACCCATGTAGAGTTTCAAGAACTTAGTGCATCTGAGGTAGAAAAGCAGCACCAAAATAAATGTGACAGCAGTGACAACAGCCACAAACACAAGGGAGTTCAAAAGGGCACCTACGAATTTATCCCAGGAAGAGTCCGAATTGGTTTCAGAATATGCAATGGTGGCTATGGAGGTGACCGACGCTGaagtggaagatgaagaacttGAATCGAGGACAGAGACCAAAATGACCACCATGAACATGCAGATTGAGACTGGTGCTATGATTCTGATAATCTCTTCGCCCAGAGAATCTAGAATGCTTGTGGGTTTTGTGTTTTGGGCCATTGGGTGTcgaaaattgaattaattttggCTCTTGGGGGTGATCTGCTTCACGGCTGTTTGAGATTTGGCAGGTATGCGAAGGTGTATAAAAGGTTTTCCAGGGTTTGGCTAATTGACCGACTGGTGTCATGGTCAACTCAAACCGTGATGATGGGGATGAGCTTTCAACCGTATACCTTGCACGCGTTGAAATCTAACGGTCCAAACGCTTCACCTAAATAAATACCTTTCTCcactttatataatttttgtttctttttttagttttattttattctgtCTTATCTCGTATTATGATTTAAAAGATCCATCAAATTAATTCTTCATCcgatattttcaatattattaattttgttagAAATGCTAACCTCATATACATCATTTGCTAAACAATTTagttttttagatatttttaaaaataatataaaaaaaaattaaaaaaaaaagttaaaaaaacactaaaagtaaaaataactcAACTTTAATAAGGACAAAGCGTAAATTCCTCTTTTACCCCTTCCAGTGTTGAAGTATTGCATCACATATAGATAATATGGAATTAAAATTCAAAGTAGAAAAGGTCAAAATAGTCAATATAATATAGTTAGTTAATTATGTTACTTTACATTTTTAGTATAAATAGAGTGTAATAGCATACTTGTAAAGCACTTCTTTTCATTAATacaattcaaaattcttttcctttttctctattttcaagTTCTTCCTTCACTTGATCAAGTTCTTATCATTGTATCAGATTAGAAATTCTGCACATTTCTCTTTTGGGATTCAATccatcttctttcttctcttttcattacaattttttctgtATTATAAATTCCTCAAGAATTTGTAGTAATTTTTCTACATTACAAACTCCAAGATCGTGATTCTTGATCTTTCTTGAAATGGGTTCTGAAAATTCTGTTGATTCTGTCCCAAACATAAATCCATCAGATATTTCATCAAGTCCCTACTATCTGCATCCTAGTGATAACCCTGGTGCCCTTATTGTCTCAGAGATCTTTACTGGAGATAACTATGTTGCTTGGAGCCGCTTGATTACCATTGCTTTATCTGTCAAGAATAAAGTGGCATTCATCGATGGTTCAATTCGACCTCCACATTTTTCTGAATATGTCATTCACACAGCTTGGTTAAGGGCAAATAACTTGGTACTTTCTTGTCTTATAAAcactattttcaaaaatattcgaAACAGTTTGCTATATGTAAATTCATCTATTGATCTTTGGAATAATTGAAGACTCGATACTTAAGAAGTGATGGACCAAgggtttttcattttgaaaaatctttGAGTTGCATCGACCAAGGTTCTTCCTCTGTCACTGAGTACTTCAGTGCTTTTAAAACATTATGGGATGAAAATGTAAGTTTTCGTCCTTTTCCAATATGTACTTGTGGAAAAATGTCAAGttgtacatgtgatcttttctcctttttactACAAAGGCAACAATCAGACTATGTTCTGAAGTTTCTAGTTGCTTTAAATGATTCTTTTGCATCCATAAGAAGTCAGTTGTTTCTTTCAATACCATTACCACCTATGGCCAAGGTCTTCTATTTATTACTCTAAGAAGAAAGCCAAAGACAACTAACCAATTCAGTTTCTACTGAAATTCATGCATTGATGGTTAAACAGTCGACTCCTACAGCAAATCAATACAgattttccaaagaaaaatccaaaaaatctaTTCTTCATTATACACATTGTGGATACAATGGACATACAATGGATAAGTGTTTCCTGCTTCATGGATACCCTCCTGGGTGGACTGGACCGAAAGGAAAGAGAATTCATTCTGCTGCTCATGCTGCAATTGTAACTGATGATGTctgtaaacaaaacaataatgaGTCTCACCACATGGTTTCTTTGACTTCTAAAGATTTCAATAAACTGCTACCTATTGCCAATTCCTCTCTGTCATCTCAAATCCCCTCAAACACCCAAAATTTATCAACTTGCAATTTTGTTACTTCCTCTCAATTTTCTGGTAATTCTTCTTGCAATTCAGTTTCTAccatttcaaaatttaattgttCTTGGATATTAGACACTGATGTGATCTGTTCACCCTTATTCTACTGCTTTCCTCCTAAACCAATAAATATATCTGTCAATTTACTCAATGGACAAGTTATACCAGCAACACACATAGGAACAATTTGcatttctaataattttttcttggaaaatgtCTTATGTGTTCCATCCTTTACCTTTAATCTTTTGTCTATTTCTAAGCTAACCAAAGATTCtaatatttctttgtttttctttcgtACTCATTGCCTTTTACAGGACCAATTAATaaagaagatgattgggattgcaTTTGAGAAACAAGGCTTATATTACTTCAATTTTGCCTTTGAAAATTCTAAGACTAATCCAACTCATTTTTCTGCTACATCTCAAAAGTCATTGGACTTATGGCATTACAGATTAGGCTATGTATCTCTTTCTAGACTTTCTTCTCTTAAACATCTTGATCATTCTATCTCTATGGATTGTCAAAGTGTATGTGATATCTGTCCCttagcaaagcaaagaaaacTATCATTTCCTGTATTACATAGCAAAtctaataaaatgtttaatttgACTCACTGTGACATATGGGGTCCTTTTGGAACCATTTCTTATtcaagttataaattttttttaacaattgttgatgattttacaCGTTGTACTTGGGTTTATATGCTTAAAACAAAATCTGAAgtttcattcatacttaaaggTTTCTCTAAAATGATTAAAACACGGTTTGATTTTGCTGTCAAAATTATAAGATCAGACAATGGACCCGAGTTCCTACTCACAGATTTCTatcatgaaaatgaaattttacaCCAAAGAAGTTGTGTAAAAACCCCACAGCAAAATGACATAatagaaagaaaacatcaacatttaCTTAGTACAGCTAGGGTTTTAATGTTTCATGCAAATATTCCattatttttttggagtgacTGTGTTCTCACAGCAGCTCATATTATTAATAGGATCCCTACTCCTCTTCTTAGAAACAAAACTCCCtatgaaatgttttttaataaaacaccaAAACTTGCTCATCTAAAAGTATTTAGTTGTCTTTGCTTTGCTTCAATACTTCAATATCACAGACAAAATTTTGATCCTAGAGCTGTCAAGTGCATATTTCTTGGGTATCCCTCTGATATAAAAGGCTACAAAATAATGGATCTCCATACTAAGAAAGTTTTCTTCTCTagaattgttatattttataaaaacattcTTCCTTTTACAGTTGTACCATTTGATCCTCAAAATCACACATTTCTATTCCCTCCATTAGAAAATTCATACAATAATGATATTTTCCATAGTAATCCAATTGCTAATCCTCCTACATTATCAACTTCACATATAAATAATCCACATATTGATGATGACCATAATGATGATCATCAAAATTCTCCTATACCTCAGAACAATCATATTTCAAATAATTCTCAACAACTCAGAAAATTCACTCGACTTAGACAAGCACCTCATTTTCTGCAGGATTATTATTGTAGTCAAGTTTCTTCAAATGCAGCTCCTTCAATTTCTTCTGCTGATGGTTCTAGACAAAGTAATTTCTACTctatttctccttttctttctacAAATAGACTT
This Carya illinoinensis cultivar Pawnee chromosome 11, C.illinoinensisPawnee_v1, whole genome shotgun sequence DNA region includes the following protein-coding sequences:
- the LOC122281862 gene encoding presenilin-like protein At2g29900; the protein is MAQNTKPTSILDSLGEEIIRIIAPVSICMFMVVILVSVLDSSSSSSTSASVTSIATIAYSETNSDSSWDKFVGALLNSLVFVAVVTAVTFILVLLFYLRCTKFLKLYMGFSAFVVLGFMGGEIALFLIEDFSIPVDCITFVVALFNFAVVGVLAVFMSKMAILVTQAYLVVIGMLVAYWFTQLPEWTTWLLLVAMALYDLAAVLLPVGPLRLLVELAISRDEDIPALVYEARPVTHNDSGAVGRVAQRRVWRGRSGENSDHGSNNNPNANSVFVENVDSGSNSTSNASVVPDSSTESNTLVSGHNDATLVRAEEGWVPERDAELSAPLIDPRMNIQPQQSELEGIGLGSSGAIKLGLGDFIFYSVLVGRAAMYDFMTVYACYLAIIAGLGITLALLALYQKALPALPVSIALGVLFYVLTRFLLEVFVVECSLNLLMF